The proteins below are encoded in one region of Triticum aestivum cultivar Chinese Spring chromosome 1B, IWGSC CS RefSeq v2.1, whole genome shotgun sequence:
- the LOC123086668 gene encoding putative germin-like protein 2-1, whose product MASKFFLLSLLALSASRALASDPGQLQDFCIADKTSQVFVNGFACKDPKTAVVEDFYFSGLHMAGNTSNKQGSIVTAVNVAQIAGLNTLGVSLARVDYAPYGQNPPHLHPRATEILTVLEGSLYVGFVTSNPGNKLFSKVLNKGDVFVFPQGLIHFQFNIGNNEAIAIAALSSKNPGVITIANAVFGSKQTISDDILAKAFQVDKNIVEHIQAQF is encoded by the exons ATGGCTTCAAAGTTCTTCCTCCTTTCCCTTTTGGCTTTGTCAGCTTCTCGTGCTCTTGCCTCTGACCCGGGCCAGCTTCAGGATTTCTGCATCGCTGACAAGACATCTCAAG TTTTTGTCAATGGATTCGCATGCAAAGACCCAAAGACCGCGGTGGTAGAGGACTTCTACTTCTCTGGCCTCCACATGGCCGGGAACACGAGCAACAAGCAAGGCTCCATTGTGACTGCAGTTAACGTGGCACAGATTGCTGGGCTGAACACTTTGGGTGTCTCATTGGCTCGTGTTGATTATGCACCCTATGGTCAAAACCCACCGCACCTTCACCCTCGTGCAACCGAGATCCTGACAGTGTTGGAGGGCTCACTCTATGTTGGTTTCGTGACTTCTAACCCCGGGAACAAGTTGTTCTCAAAAGTTTTGAACAAAGGGGACGTTTTTGTGTTTCCGCAAGGGCTGATTCACTTTCAGTTCAACATTGGAAACAACGAAGCGATAGCCATTGCAGCGCTGAGCAGTAAGAACCCTGGTGTGATCACCATAGCCAATGCGGTTTTTGGATCCAAGCAAACCATCTCAGATGATATCCTGGCCAAAGCCTTCCAGGTGGACAAGAACATCGTAGAGCATATCCAAGCTCAATTCTAG
- the LOC123086675 gene encoding putative germin-like protein 2-1, with protein sequence MASGFILALLALSASSALASDPGQLQDFCVADRTSQVFVNGFACKDPKTALVEDFFFSGLHMAGNTSNKQGSAVTAVNVAQIAGLNTLGISLARVDYAPYGQNPPHIHPRATEILTVLEGSLYVGFITSNPENKLFSKVLNKGDVFVFPQGMIHFQLNYGTNKAIAIAALSSKNPGVITIASTVFGSNPSISGDILAKAFQVDKKMVDHIHAQF encoded by the exons ATGGCCTCAGGGTTCATCCTCGCCCTTTTGGCTTTGTCAGCTTCTAGTGCTCTTGCCTCCGACCCAGGCCAGCTCCAGGATTTCTGCGTCGCTGACAGGACATCCCAAG TTTTCGTCAATGGATTTGCATGCAAAGACCCAAAGACTGCCTTGGTAGAAGATTTCTTTTTCTCTGGCCTTCACATGGCCGGGAACACGAGCAACAAGCAAGGTTCCGCAGTTACCGCAGTTAATGTGGCGCAAATTGCTGGGTTGAACACTTTGGGCATCTCCCTGGCTCGTGTCGATTATGCACCCTATGGTCAAAACCCACCACATATCCACCCCCGTGCAACCGAGATCCTGACCGTGCTGGAAGGCTCGCTCTATGTTGGTTTCATCACCTCGAACCCTGAAAACAAGTTGTTCTCAAAAGTTCTTAACAAAGGGGATGTGTTTGTGTTTCCACAAGGGATGATTCACTTTCAGCTCAACTACGGAACCAACAAGGCGATAGCCATTGCAGCGCTGAGCAGCAAAAATCCTGGAGTGATCACCATAGCCAGTACAGTGTTTGGATCGAATCCATCCATCTCAGGTGATATACTTGCCAAAGCCTTCCAGGTGGACAAGAAGATGGTCGACCATATTCACGCTCAGTTCTAG